Genomic window (Kosakonia sp. BYX6):
GATCTCCTCCAGCAACTGCGTGCCCTGGCCTTGCTGATAATGGTGCACATCGCGGCTGCTGAACAGTACGACACCCAGAGAGCCATCCGGTCCCATCAACGACATCGCCACCGAGCCGATCGCTTTCGCTTCGGGCAACAACAGCAACAGTTCCGGCCCGTTTAACGATCCGAGATAGTGGTGTTGGTGGCCCAAACGCTGGATGCGCAGCGGTTCAAATGCCTGGCGAGACAGCGCGAGATGGGTATAGCTTGATGGCGCGCCAAGACGCCAGCGGTCAGGAAACAGGCGGATGGTCGCGCCTGCCAGCCCCAAATCACGCGCCCAGCGATGGAAGCGGTTAAGCATCTCATCCAAGCTTGTGGCCGAGGCCAGCCGCCCCTGCAAACGCAGCAAGCGATAAAACAGGCCTTCATTGGCGCTTGCCTGTTCCACCAGCATCGTCATGTTCTCTTCCAGCACATTAATATGATTGCGCGAGCGCGCCATGTGCCATTCCACCAGAGAAACTGTGTCGCGCACCGCGTGCGGCACGCGCATCTGTTCCACCAGCCGCGAGTTGCGGATAAAGAAATCAGGATTGCGCAGTAAATACTCCACAACGGCCTGATCTTCCAGTTCCGTCAGCGTGTCCTGTAGTTCTTCCCCTGGTTGCTTCATAGATGAATAAACCCGTCGTAGACATGTGCCGCCGGGCCAGTCATAAACAACGGTTGGCCCGGTCCTTTCCATGCGATATCAAGTCGACCGCCTGGTAACTCCACACGAACGCTTTCTGCCAGTAAACCTTGCTGAATACCAATGGCGACCGCAGCGCAGGCACCGCTCCCGCAGGCCTGGGTTTCACCGGCGCCACGCTCGTAGACGCGCAGGCGAATATGATCCGGTTGCACGACCTGCATAAAGCCGATATTGGCGCGTTCGGGAAAACGTTCATGGCTTTCCATCACCGGCCCTAGCGTTTCCACTGGCGCGGTATCCACGTCATCGACCTGAATCACACAGTGAGGGTTGCCCATCGATACGACGCCACACAACACGGTTTGTTCCGCCACGCGCATAATATAGGTCTTTTCGGCTTTGTTGGCGCGAAACGGCACGTGCGACGGTTCGAAGTTGGGCTCGCCCATGTTAACGCGCACCAGTTCGTCTTCCGTTACGCTCAATACCATACGACCGTTCGCCGTACTGACGCGAATGTCACGTTTATTGGTTAAGCCTTTCAGACGGACGAAACGCGCGAAACAGCGCGCGCCGTTGCCGCACTGCGACACTTCGCTGCCATCGGCATTAAAAATACGGTAGTGAAAATCAAGCTCGGGATCGTACGGAGGTTCAACCACCAACAGTTGATCAAACCCAACGCCAAGATGGCGATCCGCCAGGCGGCGGATCAGCTCCGGGGAGAAAAAGACATTCTGCGTCACCGCGTCGACGACCATAAAATCGTTGCCCAGGCCATGCATTTTTGAGAACTGCATCATCTACTCCATTTACGCGGATACAGAACAGTGGCGTCAGTAATTCACTTGCGTCGGCGAGCCGCTATCGCCCCGATCGTTGCTGTCCGGGGTGGTCGTCTCGATGGTATTTTCCGGGTTTTTGGTCGGCGGTGGCGCGGTTTTATCTGCCGGAGGGAAGTAAAGCGGCCCTTTCAGACCACAACCCGTTAAGCTGAACAGAGTCAGCAATACGGCCAGCGTGCGAAACACATCTTTCATTATCGTTGCCTGTAAGTTCGTTCTTTTCTGCGCTCTATCATCGCAGGAGAAGACACAAAAGCAAGACTTTGCGCGTTTAGGGCAACGGGAAATGTTTCGCGTTATACTGCTGCCATCATAAAAAACGGGAATGCAGAATGAACGACAGTGAATTTCATCGCCTCGCCGACGGCCTGTGGCTCACCATTGAAGAACGCCTGGATGACTGGGACGGCGATAGCGATATCGACTGCGAAATCAATGGTGGCGTGTTAACCATTAGCTTTGAAAACGGCAGCAAAATCATCATTAATCGCCAGGAGCCACTACACCAGGTGTGGCTGGCGACCAAACAAGGTGGATACCATTTTAATCTGAAAGGTGACGAATGGGTTTGCGACCGCAGCGGCGAAACCTTCTGGGATCTGCTGGAACAGGCGGCAAGCCAACAAGCGGGTGAAACGGTGAGTTTCCGCTAATCTCTGTTGCCCGGGCAACCGGGCACATTTTAAGAGAAGTACTGCTGTAAGAGCGGCGCGTCACTGTCTTGATTGGCCGGTGTCGCGGTGCTGATCGCCTGATTGCGGAACGGGATCACCTGCGCGCGTCCTTCGACATTCACAATCTGGTAGAACTGCGGCAAGTTGAAGTTGATAAAGCTTGAGCCGTAGGTGAAACGGTCATGGGATGACGAGAAGAAGCGGCTAACATCCCGCACCAGCTCCTCTTTGCTGCCTTCGCAGTGGTGATAGACTTCCGCGCGATTGCTCTCATCCAGAATATAGATGTTGAAGCCCTCTTCGCCGGTCTCCTCAAAGAAGAACTGAATAATCCCTTCGCTGGCGAAACCGTCGACCACCGCCGGTAATTTAACGTGATTGGTTTCAACCTGCACTGAAAGCCCGTGCAGCTTGTTGTGCGAAATCGCGCCGTAGAACTCGATGGCGTTTTCCAGCTTCTGCACCGACACATTCAGCCGCTCGAAGAACAGCCCCCAGGTCTGGCCGGCGACACGCAGCGCTTTGAAACGCCCGGTTTCCTGCCGCGTACTGGAAAGCCGCAACTCAACGCATTCGGAAACCAACTGCTGCACGCGCGTGCGGATAAGACCGCGCAAATGCTGACTGTAACAGAACACTTCTACGCTATCCGGCGGCGAGGCGTCCTGATGCATTTTGCCAAGAATGGTTTTCAGCGCTTCAATCATCGCCTGCTCGCCGTTGAAATGCAGGGTACGCACCTCATTCCACGAGTTGCGATACAGCAGATCGACGCTGCCCACCAGGCAGTTTTGCTGCTCGCCAAAGCTGAACACATCAAGCTTACGGAAATCAAAATGCACCACCTGGTTACGGAACGCCGCAGTCGGGTCGTATTCCAGGTTCACAATGATCGCCAGATGGCGAATTTCACATGGGCTGTAGAGCGCTTTCGGCGTCGGCGCGGGCAAACGCAGCGGGAAGTGGTGCGAAACATCGGCGACCATTTCCTGCAACTTAGGCAAATCGACAATGCCGTTGCCCTTGATAAACAGATGCGTACGCGACGTCAGCAGGCCATTAAACCACGCCCAGGCCACCAGCTTATTCAGATAGCGGTTATATTCGAGCGGCTGATGGCTGACGATGGAATCCATGTTCGGCGCGCGGTTGTACAAGTACCAACCTGTGCGGTTGGCACGGCCCGGCGGCACATGAATAAAGGTTAAATTCGGTTCGGAGAGATCCGGCGAAATCTGCGGGTTCACCAGCGTGACTTTGCCCGGCAGCGCTTCAAACGCCGCGTACAGTTTACGGGTTAACACACCGATATCCTGCGGGCTGGCGGAAACGCTCAGATTATTACGGCGGGCAAAGCGGATCAGGTTGCGGTAGCTCTGCATCATGGCATCAAGCAATTCGTTGTGCGCTTCGCGCACCTGATCGATTTTCCAGTTCGCGCGGTTATCCAGCATCGCTACGCGCGCATCTTCCCAACCCCACTCTTTCACCAATTGCGTGATCACTTCACGACGCCAGCCAACGCAGGCGCGCTCGCGGCTCAGTTTCTCGCACACTTTCAGGTAGAAACAGCGGCGCACCAGATCAAGACGCGTGGTGTCTTCAATGGCCGTCAGGTAGTGGGTTACGCGTTCCAGCATCATGCAGTAGTGATCAAGACCGAAAGAGACGATCTCGCCATCATGCAGGCGCTGTTTGATATCTTTTGCCAGCAGGTGTGTATTGGGATATTCCCAGGAATAGGCTTCGAGCAGCAGGGTTTTCAACACCGCTTTGTACGGCGAGTCGATACTTTTATAGAGCTGCCACAGGCTAGCGCCGAAATACTCTTCGGCAGAAAGTGAGCTTAAACCGCCCAGATCTAGCCATTCGTTAGGTGTCAGCACGCCCTGTGCGTAGAGCGTCATTACATAATCGTCATAATGCTCTTCTTCATCACACGGCACCATATTCCACAGAATACGTTTACCGGCCAGGCACACGGCGGTGCGGTAAAATTCGTCGAGCAACAAGATATGCTGCGTCGAACCGCAGTCTTCGCCGCCAAGACTGCCGCTTTCGTTATGACGGAAACGGTTCTCATCAATCAGGAAGAAGCTGACTTCCACGCCCAGTGACGCCGCCCAGCTTTCCAGCAGGCTGCACTTACGCTGTAACAGTTGGCGCTCTTCATTATCGAGCCAGGATTGATGGCAGACCCAGATGTCCAGGTCAGAGGAACAGCTTTGCCCAACCGAAGAGGTGCTGCCCATGGAGTAAACGCCTGTTATCGGCAGTTCGCCTTTTGGCGACTCCTGCGCAGACATGCCACGGTGCAATTCGAGTTCGTTCAGGTAGTGAAGTTGGTTTTCATCAGGCGTGTAAAGGCAAATGCCCTGGGGAACGTTACCTTCGAGGTAACCCGGCATCAGCGGATGATGATAGTGCAGTAATGTCGGCAGCAGACTGTATACCTGCTGAAAAGCAGGGCCCATGGCAGCAAGCGCGCGATCCACACGCAGTTGATTGATGGCATCCAGTCGCTGTTTTAGCGTCTCAATATAGAGGTACAAGACATATCGCCTGATGTTCATACACGTTTTTCAAGCCGATGTTTTGTAGGCTGCAGCTTGAATAATGTTGTGTATACAGAGAATCCAAAAGTAGCCGTTGCCAATTTTTCGACTTTATCGTTATGGGAGTACAGACGAAAAAATGGTCTAAAACGTGATCAATTTAACACCTTGCTCATTGACCGTAAAGAAAGATGCGCTACAAACCAGTGTAGCATTAAATGCTCTGTGTAAATTCCGAATTACAGCCCGCGCTACGCTTGTTCGGCGGGGATGTCACGCCCTCGTCCCGGCAATCCACCGCGAACACTGACACCCCTTTGCAACAATGTTAGGATGAGCGGCGGACGATAACGACGGTACCAAGCATGTTAGACAATGTTTTAAGAATTGCCACACGACAAAGCCCTCTTGCGCTTTGGCAAGCACATTACGTAAAAGAACGCCTCGAAGCGAGCCATCCGGGGCTGACCGTTGAACTGGTGCCGATGGTTACCCGGGGAGACGTGATCCTCGATACCCCGTTGGCGAAAGTCGGCGGCAAGGGCCTGTTTGTAAAAGAACTTGAGCTGGCACTGCTTGAGAACCGCGCCGATATCGCCGTGCACTCCATGAAAGATGTGCCGGTCGATTTCCCTGAAGGGCTTGGCCTGGTCACTATTTGCGAACGCGACGATCCGCGCGATGCGTTTGTGTCGAACCGCTACACTTCGCTGGATGAACTGCCTGTCGGCAGCATCGTTGGCACGTCCAGTTTACGCCGCCAATGTCAGTTGGCAGAACTGCGCCCGGACCTGGTGATCCGTTCCCTGCGCGGGAATGTCGGCACCCGGCTGAGTAAACTGGATAACGGTGAATACGACGCCATTATTCTTGCTGTCGCGGGACTCAACCGCCTGGGGCTAAATGATCGCGTGCGTCTGGCGCTGCCGCCTGAAATTTCCCTGCCAGCAGTAGGCCAGGGTGCGGTTGGCGTGGAATGTCGCCTCGATGATGCACGAACTCGCGCACTGTTACAGCCCCTGAATCATGATGACACCGCTGTTCGCGTGAAAGCTGAACGCGCGATGAATACTCGCCTTGAAGGCGGTTGTCAGGTACCTATTGGCAGTTATGCTGAACTGATTGATGGCGAAATCTGGCTGCGCGGGTTAGTGGGTTCACCCGATGGATCCACAATGGTGCGCGGCGAGCGTCGCGGCCGCCTGGCCGATGCCGAACAACTTGGCGTTTCACTGGCCGAAGAGTTACTGGATAACGGCGCGCGCGCTATCTTGGCCGATGTTTATAACGGAGATGCCCCTGCATGAGTATCCTTGTCACCCGCCCGTCTCCCGCTGGGGAAGAGTTAGTGAGCCGTCTGCGCACACTGGGGCTGGTGGCCTGGAGCTTTCCGTTGATCGAATTCACGCCGGGCCGTGAGCTACCTTCCCTGCCCGGTCGGCTTGCCGCTTTAGGCGCGGACGATATGATTTTTGTCCTGTCGCAGCATGCGGTGAACTTCGCCCATGCGCATCTACAGCAGGCTGGCCTGCGTTTTCCTACCGAACCCCACTATTTCGCCATCGGGCGCAGCACTGCGCTGGCGTTACATACCGTCAGTGGCATCGACGTGCGCTATCCGCATGACCGGGAAACCAGTGAAGTGTTGCTACAATTACCTGAATTGCAAGGTGTTCAGGGCAAGCATGCGCTAATCTTACGGGGTAACGGCGGTCGCGAATTGTTGGCGGAAACGCTGGCCGAGCGCGGTGTAAATGTTGAATTTTGTGAATGTTATCAACGCAGTGCGAAATTTTATGACGGTGCAGAAGAAGCGATGCGCTGGCATACCCGTGGTGTGACGACGCTTGTGGTCACCAGCGGCGAAATGATGCAGCAACTGTTTTCACTTATTCCTCCCTGGTATCGGGAGAACTGGTTACTTCGCTGCCGCCTGATTGTGGTAAGCGAACGTCTGGCGCACCTCGCCCGGGAACTGGGCTGGCAGGATATTCTGGTCGCTGACAATGCCGACAACGATGCGCTGCTTCGCGCATTACAATAACTCTCATAATGGGAAGCCATAATGACGGAACACGAAAACTCCTCCGCCGTGGTTGAAGAAACCAAAGCAGCAGACGGCGCAACGCCGCCGCCGAAAAAAGCAGAGAAGAACACACGCGCTAACAGGACCAGCCTTGCGCTAAGCGCGATTGCCATCGCCATTGCGCTGGCATCGGGCGCTGGGCTTTATGGCTGGGTGAAGCAGCAAACCGCAACCTTGCACACCAATAATGGCGAAATCGCCAATCAGGTCATCGCGCTACAGCAGGCGCAGGATAAACAGCGCGGCGAGCTGGAAGGCATCATCAAACAGCAGGCCACTGAACTTGAGATGGCAAAGCGCCAGAACGATACACTGGCGAAACAGTTAGATGAAGTGCAGCAAAAAGTCGCGACAATTTCCGGTTCCGATGCCAAAACCTGGCAGCTGGCGCAGGCGGATTTCCTGGTGAAACTGGCCGGTCGTAAGTTGTGGAGCGATCAGGATGTAACGACCGCCGCGGCTTTATTGAAAAGCGCAGACGCCAGTCTGGCGGATATGAATGACCCAAGCCTGATTACCGCGCGTCGTGCCATTACCGATGATATCGCCAGCCTTTCTGCGGTCTCGCAAGTGGATTACGACGGCGCGATCCTTAAGTTGAACCAGCTTTCTAACCAGATCGATAACCTGCGGCTGGCCGATAATAATGATGACGATTCGCCGATGGATGCCGACAGCGGCGAGCTGTCCAGTTCCGTCAGCGAATGGCGCGTGAACCTGCAAAAAAGCTGGCAGAACTTTATGGACAGCTTTATTACCATTCGCCGCCGTGATGAAACCGCCGTGCCGCTGTTAGCGCCCAATCAGGACATTTACCTGCGCGAAAATATTCGTTCGCGCCTGCTGGTTGCTGCGCAGGCGGTTCCTCGTCATCAGGAAGAGACCTACAAACAGGCGCTGGACAATGTTTCCACTTGGGTACGGGCTTACTACGACACCGATGACGCCGCGACCAAAGCCTTCCTCGAAGAAGTGGATAAGCTGAGCCAGCAGACCATCGCAATGGATTTGCCGGATTCGCTGCAAAGCCAGCCGATTCTGGAAAAACTGATGCAGACCCGCGTGCGTAACCTGCTCGCGCAGCCTGCGGTGACGTCTGAACAGGCGCCGACCGCCGATGATGCAGCGCAGGGAGAATAAGCATGTTGAAAGTATTATTACTCTTCGCACTGTTGATCGCCGGGATTGTGCTCGGCCCGATGCTCGCCGGGCATCAGGGTTATGTATTGATCCAGACGGATAATTACAACATTGAAACCAGCGTTACCGGCCTTGTGATCATTCTGGTGCTGGCGCTGGTGGTGATGTTTGCCCTTGAATGGCTGCTGCGTCGTATTTTTCGCACCGGTGCACACACCCGCGGTTGGTTTGTTGGCCGCAAACGTCGTCGCGCACGTAAACAAACAGAACAGGCGTTGCTGAAGCTGGCGGAAGGCGATTATCAGCAGGTTGAGAAGTTGATGTCGAAAAACGCCGATCACGCTGAACAACCGGTGGTGAATTATTTGCTGGCAGCGGAAGCGGCCCAGCAGCGCGGGGATGAAATTCGCGCGAACCAGCATTTGCAGCGCGCTGCTGAGCTGGCTGAGCACGATCAGATTCCGGTTGAAATAACCCGCGTTCGTCTGCAGCTGGCGCGCAATGAAAACCATGCTGCGCGCCACGGCGTGGATAAATTGCTGGAGATCACGCCGCGTCATCCGGAAGTGTTGCGCCTGGCGGAACAGGCCTACATTCGTACCGGCGCGTGGACATCGCTGCTGGATATCATCCCGTCGATGGTAAAAGCCGATGTCGGTGACGATGAGCATCGCGATGTGCTGCAACAGCAAGCATGGATTGGCATCATGGATCAGGTGCGCGCCGATCAGGGCAGTGAAGGCCTGAAAAGCTGGTGGAAAAATCAGGGCCGCAAAACGCGCCAGCAAGTGGTGTTGCAGGTGGCAATGGCTGAGCATTTGATTGAGTGCGACGATCACGACACCGCGCAGGAGATCATCCTCGACGGCCTGAAACGTCAGTATGACGATCGCCTGGTGCTCATGATCCCGCGCCTGAAGAACAATAATCCGGAGCAGATTGAAAAAGTGCTGCGCCAGCAGATCAAAACGCAGGGCGATCGCCCGTTGTTATGGAGCACACTCGGCCAGTCACTGATGAAGCATGGGGAGTGGCAAGAAGCGACAGTGGCGTTTCGCGCCGCGCTGAAACAGCGTCCTGACGCGTTTGATTACGCATGGCTCGCCGATTGCCTCGATCGTTTGCACCAGCCTGAAGAAGCCGCAACGATGCGTCGTGATGGCTTACTGTTAACCCTGCAAAACAACCCTTCCTGACATAAAAAAACGCCAGTCAGCTTAAACTGACTGGCGTTAAAACAGGTCTTTTGACAACTAAATGGGTGCTTCACTCAACGTTATGCCCATGGTGTTTGATGAGGCCGAAGCGACATCTCTCTTTGGACGATAAGCACCGTAAACGGCTCTGCATCATTCCTGAGTTTATGAGGCCAGAAGGCGAACATAAGAGATGGAATGAGCATCTACGCCTGTATTATTGCACATAGCGTGCCAACGCTCCACGGACAAACGGTACATCGCGCAATCTTTTAAAATTTCAGTAGATTCAGGCTTTCTGGCGTCTTTTTCCTTCCAATGCATGCCTGTAAGCATCCTTTATTGTCGCCACAAAACGACACCTGTTATGACTATTGTGTAAGGTGAGTTAAATCATCAGGTTAGATGTCGTTAATAAGCGACAAAAGAAGCGTTGGTTGTCGTTGATGGGCAACAAAGGGCAAAAGGGAAGATTTCAGGAAAGCAGAAAACAAAAAACCCCGCTTACGCGGGGTTCAAAATTGGTCGGCGAGAGAGGATTCGAACCTCCGACCCACTGGTCCCAAACCAGTTGCGCTACCAAGCTGCGCTACTCGCCGTTTTTACTGCTTTTTGACTTTTTTGTTCAATCTAAGTTGTGGTGCGAGGGGGGGGACTTGAACCCCCACGTCCGTAAGGACACTAACACCTGAAGCTAGCGCGTCTACCAATTCCGCCACCTTCGCATTCCACGAAACTTTTACTACTAAATAATGGGGTGGCTAATGGGACTCGAACCCACGACAACTGGAATCACAATCCAGGGCTCTACCAACTGAGCTATAGCCACCACTGTAAATCTGTTCACGCGGTATCGTCATAATTCACGAACCACCGCAGCTCAAGCGCCGGGTTTAAATGGCGCGCCCGACAGGATTCGAACCTGAGACCTCTGCCTCCGGAGGGCAGCGCTCTATCCAGCTGAGCTACGGGCGCGTAGCGCCGTTGCGGGGGTGGATAGTACGGACTTCGGGCGCGGCTGTCTAGTGCTTTTTTGAAGAAAATGCGCGTTTGGTTATGCTTTGCGCATTTTGCCTCTTATTCACCCACCCGATGCGTAACCGCATGTCGATTGAGGCCAAACACCTTATAAATTACCGTTACCGCAGCAAGGAAGATAACACCTACAAACAGCGACATACGCGTATCTTCGTTGAAGCCCATACCAATCAGCACGCACACCAGGAACGCCATCGTGAGCCAGTTCGCCCACGGGAACAGCATCGATTTGAATGGATGGCTGGCCATCGCTGCTTTATGCGCTTGGCGAAAACGGATCTGGCTAATCAGGATCACGAACCACGGCACCATGCCCGGCAATACGCTGGCGCTATAAACATAGACAAACACACGTTGCGGGTTAGGAATAATGTAGTTCAGGCAAGAGCCCACCAGCAGAATAATGATAGAAATCGTCACGCCCATCGCCGGAACGCCGCTTTTGGACACTTTCGCCACCGCAGCCGGCAGCTGGCGGTTCTTCGCCAGCGCATAAAGCATACGGCCACAGCTATACATTCCGCTGTTACAACCCGACAGCGCCGCCGTCAGCACAACAAAGTTGATAATGCCAGCCGCTGCGGTAATGCCAATCTTCGCAAAGGTCAGCACAAACGGGCTGCCGTTGGTGCCAATTTGGTTCCACGGGAAGATAGTGACGATAACGAAAATCGCGCCCACATAGAAAATCAGGATACGCCACAGCACTTTGCTGACCGCGCTACGCAGGGTGACCTGCGGATTTTTCGCTTCACCGGCAGTAATACCGATCAGCTCAACACCCTGATAAGAAGCAACAACAATACAGAGCGCAGTTAAGAAACCTTTCCATCCACCAGCAAAGAAACCGCCATGTTCAGTCAGGTTGCTAAAGCCAATCGAGTGGCCGCCGTTGCCGAAACCAAAGAAGATCACGCCAAGGCCCACCACAATCATCACAATAATGGTGGTGACTTTGATCATCGCAAACCAGAACTCAATCTCGCCATACAGACGCACCGCCGCCAGGTTAGCCAGCGCCACCAGCCCAACAGCAATAAGCGCGGGTATCCACTGGGCGAGATCCGGAAACCAGAATTGGACGTAAACGCCAATCGCGGTGATTTCCGAAATCCCTACCGCCATCCACATAAACCAGTAAGACCAGGCCGTGAGATAACCAAAGAACGGGCTCATATAACGGTGTGCGTAAACGGCGAACGAACCGGCGACCGGCTCAAGGAACAGCATTTCGCC
Coding sequences:
- the dapF gene encoding diaminopimelate epimerase, which codes for MQFSKMHGLGNDFMVVDAVTQNVFFSPELIRRLADRHLGVGFDQLLVVEPPYDPELDFHYRIFNADGSEVSQCGNGARCFARFVRLKGLTNKRDIRVSTANGRMVLSVTEDELVRVNMGEPNFEPSHVPFRANKAEKTYIMRVAEQTVLCGVVSMGNPHCVIQVDDVDTAPVETLGPVMESHERFPERANIGFMQVVQPDHIRLRVYERGAGETQACGSGACAAVAIGIQQGLLAESVRVELPGGRLDIAWKGPGQPLFMTGPAAHVYDGFIHL
- the thrP gene encoding bifunctional threonine/serine APC transporter ThrP, which codes for MAENKPELQRGLESRHIELIALGGTIGVGLFMGAASTLKWAGPSVLLAYIIAGLFVFFIMRSMGEMLFLEPVAGSFAVYAHRYMSPFFGYLTAWSYWFMWMAVGISEITAIGVYVQFWFPDLAQWIPALIAVGLVALANLAAVRLYGEIEFWFAMIKVTTIIVMIVVGLGVIFFGFGNGGHSIGFSNLTEHGGFFAGGWKGFLTALCIVVASYQGVELIGITAGEAKNPQVTLRSAVSKVLWRILIFYVGAIFVIVTIFPWNQIGTNGSPFVLTFAKIGITAAAGIINFVVLTAALSGCNSGMYSCGRMLYALAKNRQLPAAVAKVSKSGVPAMGVTISIIILLVGSCLNYIIPNPQRVFVYVYSASVLPGMVPWFVILISQIRFRQAHKAAMASHPFKSMLFPWANWLTMAFLVCVLIGMGFNEDTRMSLFVGVIFLAAVTVIYKVFGLNRHAVTHRVGE
- the hemD gene encoding uroporphyrinogen-III synthase, yielding MSILVTRPSPAGEELVSRLRTLGLVAWSFPLIEFTPGRELPSLPGRLAALGADDMIFVLSQHAVNFAHAHLQQAGLRFPTEPHYFAIGRSTALALHTVSGIDVRYPHDRETSEVLLQLPELQGVQGKHALILRGNGGRELLAETLAERGVNVEFCECYQRSAKFYDGAEEAMRWHTRGVTTLVVTSGEMMQQLFSLIPPWYRENWLLRCRLIVVSERLAHLARELGWQDILVADNADNDALLRALQ
- the hemC gene encoding hydroxymethylbilane synthase, which translates into the protein MLDNVLRIATRQSPLALWQAHYVKERLEASHPGLTVELVPMVTRGDVILDTPLAKVGGKGLFVKELELALLENRADIAVHSMKDVPVDFPEGLGLVTICERDDPRDAFVSNRYTSLDELPVGSIVGTSSLRRQCQLAELRPDLVIRSLRGNVGTRLSKLDNGEYDAIILAVAGLNRLGLNDRVRLALPPEISLPAVGQGAVGVECRLDDARTRALLQPLNHDDTAVRVKAERAMNTRLEGGCQVPIGSYAELIDGEIWLRGLVGSPDGSTMVRGERRGRLADAEQLGVSLAEELLDNGARAILADVYNGDAPA
- a CDS encoding DUF484 domain-containing protein, producing MKQPGEELQDTLTELEDQAVVEYLLRNPDFFIRNSRLVEQMRVPHAVRDTVSLVEWHMARSRNHINVLEENMTMLVEQASANEGLFYRLLRLQGRLASATSLDEMLNRFHRWARDLGLAGATIRLFPDRWRLGAPSSYTHLALSRQAFEPLRIQRLGHQHHYLGSLNGPELLLLLPEAKAIGSVAMSLMGPDGSLGVVLFSSRDVHHYQQGQGTQLLEEIAQMLPDLLQRWIERV
- the lptM gene encoding LPS translocon maturation chaperone LptM, which encodes MKDVFRTLAVLLTLFSLTGCGLKGPLYFPPADKTAPPPTKNPENTIETTTPDSNDRGDSGSPTQVNY
- the cyaY gene encoding iron donor protein CyaY, coding for MNDSEFHRLADGLWLTIEERLDDWDGDSDIDCEINGGVLTISFENGSKIIINRQEPLHQVWLATKQGGYHFNLKGDEWVCDRSGETFWDLLEQAASQQAGETVSFR
- the hemX gene encoding uroporphyrinogen-III C-methyltransferase, which codes for MTEHENSSAVVEETKAADGATPPPKKAEKNTRANRTSLALSAIAIAIALASGAGLYGWVKQQTATLHTNNGEIANQVIALQQAQDKQRGELEGIIKQQATELEMAKRQNDTLAKQLDEVQQKVATISGSDAKTWQLAQADFLVKLAGRKLWSDQDVTTAAALLKSADASLADMNDPSLITARRAITDDIASLSAVSQVDYDGAILKLNQLSNQIDNLRLADNNDDDSPMDADSGELSSSVSEWRVNLQKSWQNFMDSFITIRRRDETAVPLLAPNQDIYLRENIRSRLLVAAQAVPRHQEETYKQALDNVSTWVRAYYDTDDAATKAFLEEVDKLSQQTIAMDLPDSLQSQPILEKLMQTRVRNLLAQPAVTSEQAPTADDAAQGE
- the hemY gene encoding protoheme IX biogenesis protein HemY — its product is MLKVLLLFALLIAGIVLGPMLAGHQGYVLIQTDNYNIETSVTGLVIILVLALVVMFALEWLLRRIFRTGAHTRGWFVGRKRRRARKQTEQALLKLAEGDYQQVEKLMSKNADHAEQPVVNYLLAAEAAQQRGDEIRANQHLQRAAELAEHDQIPVEITRVRLQLARNENHAARHGVDKLLEITPRHPEVLRLAEQAYIRTGAWTSLLDIIPSMVKADVGDDEHRDVLQQQAWIGIMDQVRADQGSEGLKSWWKNQGRKTRQQVVLQVAMAEHLIECDDHDTAQEIILDGLKRQYDDRLVLMIPRLKNNNPEQIEKVLRQQIKTQGDRPLLWSTLGQSLMKHGEWQEATVAFRAALKQRPDAFDYAWLADCLDRLHQPEEAATMRRDGLLLTLQNNPS
- the cyaA gene encoding class I adenylate cyclase, whose amino-acid sequence is MYLYIETLKQRLDAINQLRVDRALAAMGPAFQQVYSLLPTLLHYHHPLMPGYLEGNVPQGICLYTPDENQLHYLNELELHRGMSAQESPKGELPITGVYSMGSTSSVGQSCSSDLDIWVCHQSWLDNEERQLLQRKCSLLESWAASLGVEVSFFLIDENRFRHNESGSLGGEDCGSTQHILLLDEFYRTAVCLAGKRILWNMVPCDEEEHYDDYVMTLYAQGVLTPNEWLDLGGLSSLSAEEYFGASLWQLYKSIDSPYKAVLKTLLLEAYSWEYPNTHLLAKDIKQRLHDGEIVSFGLDHYCMMLERVTHYLTAIEDTTRLDLVRRCFYLKVCEKLSRERACVGWRREVITQLVKEWGWEDARVAMLDNRANWKIDQVREAHNELLDAMMQSYRNLIRFARRNNLSVSASPQDIGVLTRKLYAAFEALPGKVTLVNPQISPDLSEPNLTFIHVPPGRANRTGWYLYNRAPNMDSIVSHQPLEYNRYLNKLVAWAWFNGLLTSRTHLFIKGNGIVDLPKLQEMVADVSHHFPLRLPAPTPKALYSPCEIRHLAIIVNLEYDPTAAFRNQVVHFDFRKLDVFSFGEQQNCLVGSVDLLYRNSWNEVRTLHFNGEQAMIEALKTILGKMHQDASPPDSVEVFCYSQHLRGLIRTRVQQLVSECVELRLSSTRQETGRFKALRVAGQTWGLFFERLNVSVQKLENAIEFYGAISHNKLHGLSVQVETNHVKLPAVVDGFASEGIIQFFFEETGEEGFNIYILDESNRAEVYHHCEGSKEELVRDVSRFFSSSHDRFTYGSSFINFNLPQFYQIVNVEGRAQVIPFRNQAISTATPANQDSDAPLLQQYFS